The following coding sequences lie in one Arachis ipaensis cultivar K30076 chromosome B03, Araip1.1, whole genome shotgun sequence genomic window:
- the LOC107630258 gene encoding dehydration-responsive element-binding protein 3 yields the protein MDFLSPSSSSSSSSSSPSSSISSSEEPSTPEELGEIVELPALGTSFESAEANKEMVFLEPVDGWLYPHPWWYHSSSIYEEEVREDCGVYFTGGDQISMHTQSKSHQYTTLDLDPPSLWQY from the coding sequence ATGGACTTTCTCTctccctcatcatcatcatcatcgtcgtcgtcgtcaccatcatcatcaataTCGTCGTCCGAGGAGCCATCGACGCCGGAGGAGCTGGGGGAGATAGTGGAGCTGCCAGCACTAGGAACGAGTTTCGAATCGGCGGAGGCGAACAAGGAAATGGTGTTCTTGGAGCCAGTTGATGGGTGGCTGTATCCTCACCCATGGTGGTATCACAGCAGCAGCATTTATGAGGAGGAAGTGAGGGAAGATTGCGGTGTCTATTTTACCGGCGGGGATCAGATTTCAATGCACACTCAGTCTAAGTCTCACCAGTACACCACTCTTGACCTTGATCCTCCTTCCTTGTGGCAATACTAA